The following proteins are co-located in the Deinococcus metallilatus genome:
- a CDS encoding DUF4385 domain-containing protein translates to MPKFDYSLDYARLDLRAHPELYRVGVGEQGVLLVQPYKGELLPHWRFATPEAARQSSEAIYAMFLAYLRAGDFVGADMARKFLQMGFTRARRYADHRGGRKYAGPVPEDKKGQSGAHGRPELPRTPEDPVKAEAARLFKAKWDEAEANEEYARLKKEHKARYR, encoded by the coding sequence CCCAAATTCGACTATTCCCTCGACTACGCCCGGCTCGACCTGCGCGCCCACCCCGAACTGTACCGGGTGGGCGTGGGCGAGCAGGGCGTGCTGCTGGTGCAACCGTACAAGGGCGAGTTGCTGCCGCACTGGCGTTTTGCCACCCCCGAGGCGGCGCGGCAGAGCAGCGAGGCCATCTACGCGATGTTCCTGGCCTACCTGCGGGCCGGGGACTTCGTGGGGGCGGATATGGCCCGCAAGTTCCTCCAGATGGGCTTTACCCGCGCCCGACGTTATGCCGACCACCGGGGCGGCCGGAAATACGCCGGGCCAGTTCCCGAGGACAAGAAAGGCCAGAGCGGCGCGCATGGCCGCCCCGAACTGCCCCGCACCCCCGAGGACCCCGTCAAGGCCGAGGCCGCCCGCCTCTTCAAGGCGAAGTGGGACGAGGCGGAGGCCAACGAGGAGTACGCGCGCTTGAAGAAAGAACACAAGGCGCGGTACAGGTAG